The Sorangiineae bacterium MSr11954 DNA segment GAGTCGTCTTGGACGGATACCCGCTGCACCGCGTGCATGGGGAGCAGTCCGCAGGCCCGCGCGCCCGCCTCCGTGAGGTATGCACCGAAGGCCGCGAGCGCCTCCGTGTAGTCGCCGTTGCCCGCGACCAAGAACCCCAGCTCGTCGGTGAGCGCCGCCGCGCTGACCGACTGCGATCGTACCACGTCGTCCACGAACCGCTGGAGCGATCGGCCGTCGAGGCCCGAGGCGGGCGGGGTCGCGAGCTCGCCCGCGACGTCCGAGCCCTTCTTCGGCTGTTGCGCTTTGTGCGCGAACTCGAGCGCCCGCAGCCGCGCGTTGTCCGCCTCCAAGGCTGCGACCCGCTTGAGCGCCTCGTTGAGCAAGGCGCCGTCCTGGCGCAGGCCGGCCGTGTCATTGCGCGCGACATCGAGCGCCATCTTGGCGGCGCGGGTCTCCTCCGTGCGAAGCGCGGCCTCGCGGCGGAGGGCTTCGAGCTCGGCCCGCGCCCCTTCCAACCCTTCGCGCGCTTGCTGCTCTTTCTTGTTCACGCCCGCGAGCTGCTCGCGCAGACTCGAGACCGAGGCGGCGAGCTCCACGATCTTCTTCGTGGCCATCGCTTCGCCCTCCGTTCCGCGCGACTCGAGCTGCGCCGTGCGGTTCTTGGTCGCCGCGAGCTCCTTCTCCGCCCGCGCGAGCTCACCCCGCGCCCGCGCCAGCTGATCGACCTCGCGCTGCATGCGCGCGAGCTCCGCCTTCTGCTCCTCGGCCGCGCGGCGCTCGTCCTCGAGCTGGTGGCGCACGCGCTGCTCGGCCTCGGAGACGCGCGCCAGCTCGCGCACGGTGCGCTCCACGTCCCCGCGGGCCGACGCGGCCAGATCTTCGTGGTGCTTGGCGCGGAGCAGGGCCCGCGCGAGATCGCCCCGATCCCGTTCGGCGTCGCGTTCGCGCTCTTTTTCGCGCCGCGCGACGAGCGCGCGCGCTACGAAGAAGCCCGCGGCGGCAAAGAAGAGCGCGGCTCCGATGGACGCCGCCCAGATTGTCGTCAACACGCTCACGGTTTCCTCCCTTCAATGCGCACTTCGACGCGGCGATTGCGTGCGAACGATTCCAAATCGGTCCCTTTGTCGACGGGTGCCCGCGCGCCGTGGCCGAGGGTCACGATGCGGCTTCGCGCGATCCCGCGCCGCATCAGCGCCTCCGCCACCGCATCGGCGCGCGCCCGGCTCAGTTGGTCGTTGTAGTTCGCCGTGCCATTGCGATCGGAGTGCCCATCGATGTTCACGTGCAGCGCTGGGT contains these protein-coding regions:
- a CDS encoding OmpA family protein, whose product is MAVAKPVATPQAAASPFTLHFDVNARNPNDEAGTELDAVAALLTSNPALHVNIDGHSDRNGTANYNDQLSRARADAVAEALMRRGIARSRIVTLGHGARAPVDKGTDLESFARNRRVEVRIEGRKP